A single region of the Myxococcus virescens genome encodes:
- a CDS encoding DUF4215 domain-containing protein codes for MKTRVLFKTAALCLALLSSLTGCDSGGARTAVPPTEPVLVSRTASLFGDGQLEPGEECDDGNTTSGDGCSASGTIEAGYLCHVPGRPCSLASLCGNNVVDSGEACDSNVPGSDCTADCDLSLCGDGVFDNRAHPSYAQEVCDDGNRFEGDGCNRLCEVEPGFACAGSPSRCVRAGVTVFNTGVDENNRRLEVGPDPHWFYSGTTTGAATGPRTAIDWPQEIQTARFMAAPLGAPVCVYQDFMVPSTTNVSQFRLRLATFNDNEFASARVNGQDFTPTVVNEPAGMPWEKNIFREFGTNAPWVEGRNRIELCNENAATEPNAFRYLFVDAYDDRCGDGAVSLREECDDGNATDGDGCSATCGIEAGYGCTGQPSTCAQTCGNGTLNPGEQCDDGNTTAGDGCNASCRVESRYACPTPGQACVMTCGNGAIDQGEQCDDGNEYDSDGCSSACRIERGYECQGTTSTCAPLCGNGRMDAGELCDDGNTTLGDGCSNACTLELGYACPAPGQACVLTCGNGNVDPGEQCDDGNLSSQDGCSTECRVEEGYACSAPATGPSVCVQSCGNGALDSNETCDDANTTSGDGCSSGCRVEPGYACSGAPSTCATTCGDGIRAGAEACDDGNTTVGDGCNATCAVEPGWSCPGAGNQCFFTCGNGTVDSGEQCDDSNTTAGDGCSGSCRVEPGYACSGAPSTCATTCGDGTRAGAEVCDDGNLNNGDGCSSRCLLEDGQPCNASGVCESGVCNPTTNTCISPNVCGNGILDEGELCDDGDTTAGDGCSATCAIEDGFGCTGIPSVCAVTCGDGIKADSEACDDGNTANGDGCSATCTVESGAACQTADVSVFITRQGNTHCTQVSDIDAPVLPDAAIQAGLGVPGRYRIRYVSGAVSYSGGTHWYPGVIGVSANAGTQVQGFSLGYTPHGGPGAATRAEAMPLGFPLSRDFTAATGDVRIALVDTDCDLANNSDTAVTYRVDALSICQTAPVVTSPTPGGTAGEELEGTATPGATVDVYLDGNPAPVCTVIADAEGNWSCTLPTDLEEGPHTAVITSTFPGAPQTSTTVDFIVDYSPPAPPVITGPTPDAVLDTQTPVLSGTATPGDEVTVYEGGTALCTTTADAAGNWSCTPTTPMAEGPHTVTATATPPGGSPGPTSTPVTFTITLTTTEPPVITGPADGAVLNTSTPPLSGTSAPGTVVTVYEGDTVLCTTTTNDVGAWTCTPAQPLEDGPHTVTATATDSEGRTSEPSAPSEFIIDTQEPDTRISRTPPSRGGNRTAPFEYGASEEDVTYECSLNGGPFEPCRDSYDVGEGQHTLRVRATDRAGNVDSTPAAYSWTVELTRAFAGGGCSTAPAASWLALLGLLGLRRRKRG; via the coding sequence ATGAAAACGCGTGTCCTCTTCAAGACGGCGGCGCTCTGTCTCGCGCTGCTCTCATCCCTGACCGGCTGTGATTCGGGCGGTGCCCGGACAGCCGTGCCCCCCACCGAGCCCGTGCTCGTGAGCCGGACCGCCTCCCTCTTCGGAGACGGCCAGCTCGAGCCCGGCGAGGAATGTGACGACGGCAACACCACCAGCGGCGACGGCTGTTCCGCCTCTGGCACCATCGAAGCAGGCTACCTGTGCCACGTGCCCGGGCGCCCCTGCTCGCTGGCGAGCCTGTGCGGCAACAACGTCGTCGACTCCGGCGAGGCCTGTGACAGCAACGTCCCCGGCTCCGACTGCACGGCGGACTGTGACCTGTCCCTGTGCGGCGACGGCGTGTTCGACAACCGCGCCCACCCGTCCTACGCGCAGGAAGTCTGCGACGACGGCAACCGCTTCGAGGGCGACGGCTGCAACCGCCTGTGCGAGGTGGAGCCTGGCTTCGCCTGCGCCGGCAGCCCCAGCCGCTGCGTGCGCGCGGGCGTGACGGTCTTCAACACCGGCGTGGACGAGAACAACCGCCGGCTGGAGGTCGGCCCGGATCCGCACTGGTTCTACAGCGGCACCACCACGGGCGCGGCCACCGGTCCGCGGACCGCCATCGACTGGCCCCAGGAAATCCAGACGGCCCGCTTCATGGCGGCGCCGCTGGGCGCCCCCGTCTGCGTGTACCAGGACTTCATGGTGCCCTCGACGACCAACGTCTCGCAGTTCCGCCTGCGGCTGGCCACCTTCAACGACAACGAGTTCGCCAGCGCACGGGTGAACGGGCAGGACTTCACGCCCACCGTCGTCAACGAGCCAGCGGGCATGCCCTGGGAGAAGAACATCTTCCGCGAGTTCGGCACCAACGCGCCGTGGGTCGAGGGCCGCAACCGCATCGAGCTGTGCAACGAGAACGCAGCCACCGAGCCCAACGCATTCCGCTACCTGTTCGTGGACGCGTACGACGACCGCTGCGGCGACGGCGCCGTGTCCCTGCGCGAGGAGTGCGACGACGGCAACGCCACCGACGGTGACGGCTGCTCCGCCACCTGCGGCATCGAGGCGGGCTACGGCTGCACCGGCCAGCCCAGCACCTGCGCCCAGACGTGTGGCAACGGCACGCTGAACCCGGGCGAGCAGTGCGACGACGGCAACACCACGGCGGGCGACGGCTGCAACGCGAGCTGCCGCGTGGAGTCCCGCTACGCCTGCCCCACCCCGGGCCAGGCTTGCGTGATGACGTGCGGCAACGGCGCCATCGACCAGGGCGAGCAGTGCGATGACGGCAATGAGTACGACTCGGACGGTTGCTCCTCGGCGTGCCGCATCGAGCGCGGCTACGAGTGCCAGGGCACTACGTCCACCTGCGCCCCCCTGTGCGGCAACGGCCGGATGGACGCGGGTGAGCTGTGCGACGACGGCAACACCACCCTGGGTGATGGCTGCTCCAACGCCTGCACCCTGGAGCTGGGCTACGCCTGCCCCGCCCCGGGCCAGGCCTGCGTGCTCACCTGCGGCAACGGAAACGTGGACCCGGGCGAACAGTGCGATGACGGCAACCTGAGCTCGCAGGACGGCTGCAGCACCGAGTGCCGCGTGGAGGAGGGTTACGCGTGCAGCGCGCCCGCCACCGGCCCGTCCGTGTGCGTGCAGAGCTGCGGCAACGGCGCGCTGGACTCGAACGAGACGTGCGACGACGCCAACACCACCAGCGGCGACGGCTGCTCCTCCGGCTGCCGCGTGGAGCCGGGCTATGCGTGCAGCGGCGCGCCCAGCACCTGCGCCACCACCTGTGGCGACGGCATCCGCGCGGGCGCCGAGGCGTGTGATGACGGCAACACCACCGTGGGCGACGGCTGCAACGCCACCTGCGCGGTGGAGCCGGGCTGGAGCTGCCCTGGCGCTGGCAACCAGTGCTTCTTCACCTGCGGCAACGGCACGGTGGACAGCGGCGAGCAGTGCGACGACAGCAACACCACGGCGGGCGACGGCTGCAGCGGCAGCTGCCGCGTGGAGCCGGGCTATGCGTGCAGCGGCGCGCCCAGCACCTGCGCCACCACCTGTGGCGACGGCACCCGCGCGGGCGCCGAGGTGTGTGACGACGGCAACCTCAACAACGGCGACGGCTGCTCCTCGCGCTGCCTCCTGGAGGACGGCCAGCCCTGCAATGCGTCCGGCGTCTGCGAGAGCGGCGTCTGCAACCCCACCACCAACACCTGCATCAGCCCCAACGTCTGCGGCAACGGCATCCTCGACGAGGGTGAGCTCTGCGACGACGGCGACACCACGGCGGGCGACGGCTGCTCGGCCACCTGCGCCATCGAGGACGGGTTCGGCTGCACCGGCATCCCGTCGGTGTGCGCCGTGACGTGTGGCGACGGCATCAAGGCGGACAGCGAGGCCTGCGATGACGGCAACACCGCCAACGGGGACGGCTGCTCGGCCACGTGCACCGTGGAGAGCGGCGCCGCGTGCCAGACGGCGGACGTGAGCGTGTTCATCACCCGCCAGGGCAACACGCACTGCACGCAGGTGTCGGACATCGACGCCCCCGTGCTGCCCGACGCGGCCATCCAGGCCGGGCTGGGCGTGCCGGGCCGCTACCGCATCCGGTACGTGTCCGGCGCGGTGAGCTACTCGGGTGGCACCCATTGGTACCCCGGCGTCATCGGCGTCAGCGCCAACGCGGGCACGCAGGTGCAGGGCTTCTCGCTGGGCTACACGCCCCACGGGGGTCCGGGCGCGGCCACGCGCGCCGAGGCCATGCCCCTGGGCTTCCCCCTGTCCCGCGACTTCACGGCGGCCACGGGTGACGTGCGCATCGCGCTGGTCGACACCGACTGCGACCTGGCCAACAACTCCGACACGGCGGTGACGTACCGCGTGGACGCGCTGTCCATCTGCCAGACGGCCCCTGTCGTCACGTCCCCGACGCCGGGCGGCACCGCCGGCGAGGAACTGGAGGGCACCGCCACGCCGGGCGCCACCGTGGACGTGTACCTGGACGGCAACCCCGCGCCGGTGTGCACCGTCATCGCCGACGCGGAGGGGAACTGGAGCTGCACGCTGCCGACGGACCTGGAGGAAGGACCGCACACCGCCGTCATCACCTCCACCTTCCCGGGCGCGCCGCAGACGTCCACGACGGTGGACTTCATCGTCGACTACTCGCCGCCGGCGCCTCCGGTCATCACCGGCCCCACGCCGGACGCGGTGCTGGACACGCAGACGCCCGTGCTGAGCGGCACGGCGACCCCGGGTGACGAGGTGACGGTGTACGAGGGCGGAACCGCCCTCTGCACCACCACGGCCGATGCGGCGGGCAACTGGAGCTGCACGCCCACCACGCCCATGGCCGAAGGCCCGCACACGGTGACGGCCACCGCCACGCCTCCGGGCGGCAGCCCCGGCCCCACCTCCACGCCCGTCACCTTCACCATCACCCTGACCACGACGGAGCCGCCGGTCATCACCGGGCCCGCCGACGGCGCGGTGCTCAACACGTCGACGCCGCCCCTGAGCGGCACGTCGGCGCCGGGCACGGTGGTGACGGTGTACGAGGGCGACACGGTGCTCTGCACCACCACCACCAACGACGTGGGCGCGTGGACCTGCACGCCGGCCCAGCCGCTGGAGGATGGCCCGCACACGGTGACGGCCACCGCCACCGACAGCGAGGGCCGCACCAGCGAGCCCTCCGCGCCCAGCGAGTTCATCATCGACACCCAGGAGCCCGACACGCGCATCTCGCGCACGCCGCCCTCGCGCGGCGGAAACCGGACGGCGCCCTTCGAGTACGGCGCCTCCGAGGAGGACGTCACCTACGAGTGCAGCTTGAACGGGGGCCCCTTCGAGCCCTGCCGGGACAGCTATGACGTGGGCGAGGGTCAGCACACCCTGCGCGTGCGGGCCACGGACCGCGCGGGCAACGTGGACAGCACCCCCGCGGCGTACTCGTGGACGGTGGAGCTCACCCGGGCCTTCGCCGGTGGCGGCTGCAGCACGGCGCCCGCCGCGTCCTGGCTGGCGCTCCTGGGCCTGCTCGGCCTCCGCCGGAGGAAGCGCGGCTAA
- a CDS encoding OmpA family protein codes for MSSHPYHPWLGGLAVLWAVTAQAQAQRIPGIELERLQLNPGARDSLVLSTGDLMSRGEYRLGFTGHYEKEPLVLVSGGEQQGVIVSNRVTVHLSGAYAITDWLELGAQVPIVSQWGPDTAALGVATPSTSALGTPWVQARAGILSEQRGGLMDLGLHLGAALPIGSTETLTRDQGFVFSPRLGLGKQLGGTWRVGADLGALVRTKTYALSPNTQPHLDELGTELNGGVNLSAGLLGFRQELVVRGTLPVADAPESMEVLLGVRVPMPAGTEVYAMGGPGFGSTPGTPSFRVLAGLTFGTPAATPNACVEGQPHDPARCPDFDLDGDGIKNAADRCPTDEGLSELYGCPDGDDDGDGLPNLADRCPKEAENLNGFEDQDGCPDDPDTDGDGISDAKDQCPDQAEDKDGFQDEDGCPDPDNDNDGVLDTADRCPNEAGIKENRGCPDKDTDGDGIVDRLDNCPTEPGPAKNHGCKEKQLAQIGENRIQLLEAVYFENNKDVIIARSNKLLDTVANILIAHPEVEKVRVEGHTDNRGNPDYNLDLSQRRADAVVRYLVSKGVARERMDAKGFGTTQPIADNNTTQGRAKNRRVEFKIVGDAEGVQTQQGEPSPDTH; via the coding sequence TTGTCTTCACATCCGTATCACCCGTGGCTTGGAGGTCTGGCCGTCCTCTGGGCGGTCACGGCTCAAGCCCAGGCGCAGCGCATCCCCGGCATCGAGCTGGAGCGGCTGCAACTCAATCCCGGTGCACGCGACAGCCTGGTGCTGTCCACCGGCGACCTCATGTCCCGCGGCGAGTACCGCCTCGGCTTCACCGGACACTATGAGAAGGAGCCCTTGGTGCTCGTCTCCGGTGGAGAGCAGCAAGGTGTCATCGTCTCCAACCGCGTGACGGTGCACCTCAGTGGTGCCTATGCCATCACCGACTGGTTGGAGCTCGGCGCGCAGGTGCCCATTGTGTCCCAGTGGGGACCGGACACCGCGGCGCTGGGCGTCGCCACGCCGTCCACGAGCGCGCTTGGCACGCCGTGGGTCCAGGCGCGCGCGGGAATCCTCTCCGAGCAGCGCGGCGGGCTGATGGATTTGGGCCTGCACCTCGGCGCGGCCCTGCCCATTGGCAGCACGGAGACGCTCACCCGGGACCAGGGCTTCGTCTTCTCGCCTCGGCTCGGCCTGGGCAAGCAACTGGGTGGCACGTGGCGCGTGGGCGCCGACCTGGGCGCGCTGGTGCGGACCAAGACGTATGCGCTGTCCCCCAACACGCAGCCGCACCTCGACGAGCTGGGCACGGAGCTGAACGGCGGCGTCAACCTGTCCGCCGGCCTGCTCGGCTTCCGCCAGGAGCTGGTGGTGCGCGGCACCCTGCCCGTCGCGGATGCGCCGGAGTCGATGGAAGTGCTGCTGGGCGTGCGCGTTCCCATGCCCGCGGGCACGGAAGTCTACGCCATGGGTGGCCCTGGCTTCGGCAGCACGCCGGGCACGCCGTCGTTCCGGGTGCTCGCCGGGCTCACCTTCGGCACCCCCGCCGCCACGCCCAACGCATGTGTGGAGGGTCAGCCGCATGACCCCGCCCGCTGTCCAGACTTCGACCTGGACGGGGACGGCATCAAGAACGCCGCCGACCGCTGCCCCACCGACGAGGGCCTGTCGGAGCTGTATGGCTGCCCGGACGGGGACGACGACGGCGACGGCCTGCCCAACCTGGCGGACCGCTGCCCGAAGGAGGCGGAGAACCTCAACGGCTTCGAGGACCAGGACGGCTGCCCGGATGACCCGGACACGGACGGGGACGGCATCTCCGACGCCAAGGACCAGTGCCCGGACCAGGCCGAGGACAAGGACGGCTTCCAGGACGAGGACGGCTGCCCCGACCCGGACAACGACAACGACGGTGTGCTCGACACCGCCGACCGCTGCCCCAACGAGGCCGGCATCAAGGAGAACCGCGGCTGCCCGGACAAGGATACCGACGGTGACGGCATCGTCGACCGGCTCGACAACTGCCCCACCGAGCCTGGCCCGGCGAAGAACCACGGCTGCAAGGAGAAGCAGCTCGCGCAGATTGGCGAGAATCGCATCCAGCTGCTCGAGGCCGTCTACTTCGAGAACAACAAGGACGTCATCATCGCGCGCAGCAACAAGCTGCTCGACACGGTGGCCAACATCCTCATCGCCCACCCGGAAGTGGAGAAGGTGCGTGTCGAGGGCCACACCGACAACCGCGGCAATCCTGACTACAACCTGGACCTGTCCCAGCGCCGCGCCGACGCTGTCGTTCGCTACCTGGTGAGCAAGGGCGTGGCCCGGGAGCGCATGGATGCCAAGGGCTTCGGTACCACCCAGCCCATCGCAGACAACAACACCACCCAGGGCCGCGCGAAGAACCGCCGCGTGGAGTTCAAGATCGTCGGCGACGCAGAGGGCGTGCAGACGCAGCAGGGCGAGCCCTCTCCCGACACCCACTGA
- a CDS encoding sigma-54-dependent Fis family transcriptional regulator, giving the protein MGTLTLSASPLLWEQFLVGALDGEAGLRPELRSILPRWQRSRSLGAPSTGQPDEGPSVGSLALVERRARLEPVWHELGGMLEMLSAAPLPSGRVALLADREGVILATRSSGGDFTHHADYVRLVEGACWDETSRGTNAIGTALAESSAVAVVGPAHYAQRHHGLVCYAAPVHDPFGELVAVLDVTGPAGAADPLVLVAVASVAHAAEARLREVAWARVAAAARGGLESRLSREEGPVLVVEPMGRVSRFNAAARALLGGQGPMEVEAALGVSWRVLTDAALRGVALETRLASQGPAWRIHAEAVGTGDGRSALAVLVRLESSGVRSLGMTPGRADSRPVVAEPSSEGRAPRTLSRDLWGADTVVPPGPWAALKGNDPQHRATLREAERFAPTSLPVLLLSETGTGKELLARALHAASAVATGPFVAVNCGALSPALLESELFGHAPGAFTGARVGGAEGKLAAADGGTLFLDELAEMPPALQVLLLRVLEDGAYSRVGESRVRRSRFRLVGATCRDLDAAVRNGTFRSDLYFRLQGAVLRLPPLRERNDLPELAHALLRRLSEEEGLATPSISAAALTRLAAHPWPGNVRELKTVLRLALVRAGGAPVLDVDALPSGLGSPLSPGAQGEPRPAAPPASIPPSQPSAGAAAAGPLRELEARAIQEALALSGGNVAQAARRLGIARSTLYRMAERFGITLPSRA; this is encoded by the coding sequence TTGGGGACGCTGACGCTCAGCGCATCACCGCTCCTGTGGGAGCAGTTCCTCGTGGGGGCACTCGACGGGGAGGCGGGGTTGCGCCCGGAGTTGCGCTCCATCCTCCCCCGCTGGCAGCGCTCACGGTCGCTGGGCGCCCCGAGCACCGGACAGCCGGACGAAGGGCCCAGTGTGGGCAGCCTGGCGCTGGTCGAGCGCCGGGCCCGGCTGGAGCCGGTGTGGCACGAGCTGGGCGGCATGCTGGAGATGTTGTCGGCGGCGCCCCTTCCTTCGGGGCGGGTGGCGCTGCTCGCGGACCGCGAGGGCGTCATCCTGGCGACGCGGAGCTCGGGCGGGGACTTCACCCACCACGCGGATTACGTGCGCCTGGTGGAGGGGGCCTGCTGGGATGAGACGTCACGCGGGACGAATGCCATTGGCACTGCCCTGGCGGAGTCCTCCGCCGTCGCGGTGGTGGGGCCGGCGCACTACGCGCAGCGGCACCATGGGCTCGTCTGCTACGCGGCGCCGGTCCATGACCCCTTTGGAGAGCTGGTGGCCGTGCTGGACGTCACGGGGCCGGCTGGCGCGGCGGATCCGCTGGTGCTGGTGGCGGTGGCCAGTGTGGCCCATGCCGCCGAGGCGCGGCTGCGCGAGGTCGCCTGGGCCCGGGTGGCCGCGGCGGCGCGGGGAGGATTGGAGTCGCGCCTGTCGCGTGAGGAGGGCCCGGTGCTCGTCGTCGAGCCGATGGGGCGGGTGAGTCGCTTCAATGCGGCCGCGCGCGCGTTGCTCGGTGGGCAGGGGCCAATGGAGGTGGAGGCGGCGCTCGGTGTGTCGTGGCGGGTGCTGACGGACGCCGCGTTGCGAGGCGTGGCGCTGGAGACGCGTCTTGCTTCACAGGGGCCGGCGTGGCGCATCCATGCGGAGGCGGTGGGGACGGGGGATGGGCGCTCGGCGCTCGCGGTGCTGGTGCGGCTGGAGTCTTCGGGTGTCCGGTCCCTGGGCATGACCCCTGGGCGCGCGGATTCACGTCCTGTGGTGGCGGAGCCTTCCTCTGAGGGCCGTGCGCCTCGCACGCTGTCCCGGGACCTGTGGGGGGCGGATACGGTGGTGCCACCTGGACCGTGGGCGGCGCTCAAGGGGAACGACCCGCAGCACCGCGCCACGTTGCGAGAAGCGGAGCGGTTCGCGCCCACGAGCTTGCCGGTGCTCCTGCTGTCGGAGACGGGCACGGGCAAGGAGCTCCTCGCTCGTGCACTGCACGCGGCCAGCGCGGTCGCCACGGGGCCCTTCGTGGCGGTGAACTGTGGCGCGCTGTCGCCCGCGTTGCTGGAGAGTGAGCTGTTCGGCCACGCGCCTGGCGCCTTCACCGGCGCGCGTGTCGGCGGCGCGGAGGGAAAGCTGGCGGCGGCGGACGGCGGGACGCTCTTCCTCGACGAACTGGCGGAGATGCCGCCCGCGCTCCAGGTGTTGCTGCTTCGGGTGCTGGAGGACGGTGCCTATTCGCGCGTGGGAGAGTCCCGCGTGCGACGCTCGCGCTTCCGCCTGGTGGGCGCCACCTGCAGGGATTTGGACGCGGCCGTGCGCAACGGCACGTTCCGCTCCGACCTCTACTTCCGCCTCCAGGGCGCGGTGCTGCGGCTGCCACCGCTGCGCGAGCGCAACGACCTGCCGGAGCTGGCCCATGCACTCCTCCGGCGGTTGTCGGAAGAAGAAGGCTTGGCCACGCCGAGCATCTCCGCCGCCGCGCTCACCCGGCTCGCAGCCCACCCCTGGCCCGGCAACGTGCGCGAGCTGAAGACAGTGCTGCGGTTGGCGCTGGTGCGCGCGGGAGGCGCCCCCGTGTTGGACGTGGACGCCCTGCCGTCAGGGCTGGGAAGCCCGCTTTCGCCCGGGGCCCAGGGAGAACCACGGCCCGCCGCGCCGCCTGCTTCCATTCCGCCGAGTCAACCGAGCGCGGGTGCCGCCGCCGCCGGCCCGCTGCGCGAGCTGGAGGCCCGCGCCATCCAGGAGGCCCTGGCGCTCAGTGGCGGCAACGTGGCGCAGGCCGCCCGGCGTCTGGGCATTGCACGAAGCACGCTCTACCGGATGGCGGAGCGCTTCGGCATCACGCTGCCCTCGCGCGCCTGA
- the adh gene encoding aldehyde dehydrogenase, with protein MIYAAPNQPGSKVQFKPRYQNFIGGRWVEPTRGQYFENISPVTGKPFCEVARSTAEDIEKALDAAHAARLSWGRTSPTARANILNKIADRMEQNLEMLAVAETWDNGKPVRETLAADIPLAIDHFRYFAGCIRAQEGGVSELDHDTVAYHFHEPLGVVGQIIPWNFPLLMAAWKLAPALAAGNCVVLKPAEQTPSSILLWTELIQDLLPEGVLNVVNGFGVEAGKPLASSPRIAKVAFTGETSTGRLIMQYASENLIPVTLELGGKSPNIFFEDVMARDDDFFDKSLEGFAMFALNQGEVCTCPSRSLISERIYSQFMEKALERVRKVKPGNPLDTDTMVGAQASNDQLEKILSYIDIGKKEGAKVLTGGERLALSGDLKDGYYVAPTVFQGHNRMRVFQEEIFGPVVSVATFKDFDDAIRQANDTLYGLGAGVWTRDGNTAYRAGRAIEAGRVWTNCYHIYPAHAAFGGYKQSGIGRENHRKMLDHYQQTKNLLVSYSPKAMGFF; from the coding sequence GTGATCTACGCCGCCCCCAATCAGCCCGGCTCCAAGGTGCAGTTCAAGCCCCGCTACCAGAACTTCATTGGCGGGCGCTGGGTCGAACCCACGCGTGGTCAGTACTTCGAGAACATCAGCCCCGTGACGGGCAAGCCCTTCTGTGAAGTGGCCCGCTCCACGGCCGAGGACATCGAGAAGGCGCTGGATGCGGCCCACGCGGCCCGGCTCTCCTGGGGCCGCACCTCGCCGACCGCCCGAGCGAACATCCTCAACAAGATCGCCGATCGGATGGAGCAGAACCTGGAGATGCTCGCGGTCGCCGAGACGTGGGACAACGGCAAGCCCGTGCGTGAGACGCTGGCCGCGGACATCCCGCTGGCCATCGACCACTTCCGATATTTCGCCGGGTGTATCCGCGCGCAGGAAGGCGGGGTGAGCGAGCTGGACCACGACACCGTCGCCTACCACTTCCACGAGCCGCTGGGCGTCGTGGGGCAGATCATCCCCTGGAACTTCCCGCTCCTGATGGCGGCCTGGAAGCTGGCCCCGGCGCTGGCGGCGGGCAACTGCGTGGTCCTCAAGCCCGCGGAGCAGACGCCCTCCAGCATCCTCCTGTGGACCGAGCTCATCCAGGACCTGCTGCCCGAAGGTGTGCTCAACGTCGTCAACGGCTTCGGCGTCGAGGCGGGCAAGCCGCTGGCCAGCAGCCCGCGCATCGCGAAGGTGGCCTTCACCGGCGAGACGAGCACGGGCCGGCTCATCATGCAGTACGCCAGTGAGAACCTCATCCCCGTCACGCTGGAGCTGGGCGGCAAGAGCCCCAACATCTTCTTCGAGGATGTGATGGCGCGGGACGACGACTTCTTCGACAAGTCGTTGGAAGGCTTCGCCATGTTCGCGCTCAACCAGGGCGAGGTCTGCACCTGCCCGTCGCGCTCCCTCATCAGCGAGCGCATCTACAGCCAGTTCATGGAGAAGGCGCTCGAACGTGTCCGCAAGGTGAAGCCGGGCAACCCGCTGGACACCGACACCATGGTCGGCGCCCAGGCGTCCAACGACCAGTTGGAGAAGATCCTCAGCTACATCGACATCGGCAAGAAGGAGGGCGCCAAGGTCCTCACGGGCGGCGAGCGCCTGGCGCTGTCCGGCGACCTGAAGGACGGCTACTACGTGGCGCCCACCGTCTTCCAGGGCCACAACCGCATGCGCGTCTTCCAGGAGGAGATTTTCGGCCCCGTGGTGAGCGTGGCGACCTTCAAGGACTTCGACGACGCCATCCGCCAGGCCAACGACACGCTGTATGGCCTGGGCGCCGGCGTGTGGACGCGTGACGGGAACACCGCCTACCGCGCGGGGCGCGCCATCGAGGCGGGCCGCGTGTGGACCAACTGCTACCACATCTACCCCGCGCACGCGGCGTTCGGCGGCTACAAGCAGTCCGGCATCGGGCGGGAGAACCACCGGAAGATGCTGGACCACTACCAGCAGACGAAGAACCTGCTGGTCAGCTACAGCCCCAAGGCCATGGGCTTCTTCTGA
- a CDS encoding DUF779 domain-containing protein, giving the protein MGSAGAGPGTGGQDGATAVARVDVTPEAAAVIRQLRATHGPLMFHQSGGCCDGSAPMCYPVGDFRVGQRDVFLGEVEGCPVYIGGAQFEYWQHTHLTLDVVKGRGAGFSLESPLGVRFLTRSRVFTDEEYERMKNAPPPRRGPPE; this is encoded by the coding sequence ATGGGTAGCGCCGGTGCCGGCCCCGGCACGGGCGGACAGGACGGCGCCACGGCGGTGGCCCGGGTGGACGTGACGCCCGAGGCCGCCGCCGTCATCCGCCAGCTCCGCGCCACGCACGGGCCCTTGATGTTCCATCAGTCGGGAGGCTGCTGCGACGGCAGCGCGCCCATGTGCTACCCCGTGGGGGACTTCCGCGTGGGCCAGCGCGACGTCTTCCTGGGCGAGGTGGAGGGCTGCCCCGTCTACATTGGCGGCGCGCAGTTCGAGTACTGGCAGCACACGCACCTCACCCTGGACGTGGTGAAGGGGCGGGGCGCCGGCTTCAGCCTGGAGTCCCCGCTGGGCGTGCGCTTCCTCACCCGCAGCCGCGTCTTCACGGACGAGGAATACGAACGGATGAAGAACGCGCCGCCGCCTCGGCGTGGACCTCCGGAGTAG